In one Shinella zoogloeoides genomic region, the following are encoded:
- a CDS encoding DUF1285 domain-containing protein, producing MATGEIRESNDAAGLAALIARAGAETGGRGLPPVERWNPPFCGDIDMEIRADGTWFYLGTPIGRAPLVRLFSTVLRKDEDGKTYLVTPVEKVGIRVVDAPFLAVEMNGSGEGDEQVLTFRTNVGDVVAAGPDHPLRFVISGENSELKPYLLVRGRLEALVSRAVMYDLVALGETVEIDGVAMFAVRSGGVVFPVMPAAELDALSR from the coding sequence ATGGCAACGGGTGAAATTCGCGAAAGCAACGACGCGGCGGGACTGGCCGCCCTGATCGCGCGCGCCGGCGCGGAAACGGGCGGGCGCGGCCTGCCGCCGGTCGAGCGCTGGAACCCGCCGTTCTGCGGCGACATCGACATGGAGATCCGCGCGGACGGCACCTGGTTCTACCTGGGAACGCCGATCGGTCGCGCGCCGCTGGTGCGGCTTTTCTCCACGGTGCTGCGCAAGGACGAGGACGGGAAGACCTATCTGGTGACGCCGGTGGAGAAGGTCGGGATCCGCGTGGTCGATGCGCCCTTCCTGGCGGTGGAGATGAACGGGAGCGGAGAGGGCGACGAGCAGGTGCTGACCTTCCGCACCAATGTCGGCGACGTGGTCGCCGCGGGGCCGGACCATCCCCTCCGCTTCGTGATTTCAGGCGAGAACAGCGAATTGAAGCCCTATCTCCTCGTGCGCGGCCGGCTGGAGGCGCTCGTCTCGCGGGCGGTGATGTACGATCTGGTGGCGCTCGGCGAGACCGTCGAGATCGATGGTGTCGCGATGTTCGCGGTGCGCTCGGGCGGCGTGGTGTTTCCCGTCATGCCGGCGGCCGAGCTGGATGCGCTGTCGCGATGA
- a CDS encoding CoA pyrophosphatase, giving the protein MSFPPHSAAEFRRRAMAQTLTLGEESWREHGDSLLNPSVIPHIEGMKLRDAAVLIPVVDDGDEARVIFTQRTATMRKHSGQVAFPGGAVDDDDEDVEAAAMREAEEEISLDRRFVEPVGRLPHYKALSGFSITPVLAVVQPGFELVPNPTEVERVFDVPLSFLMDPRNHEQGSGVWLGSERHYYRMPYEGHNIWGITAGIVRVIYERLYA; this is encoded by the coding sequence ATGAGCTTTCCGCCGCACAGCGCCGCCGAGTTTCGCCGCCGGGCGATGGCGCAGACATTGACGCTCGGCGAGGAGAGCTGGCGCGAGCATGGCGACAGCCTGCTGAACCCGTCCGTCATTCCCCATATCGAGGGCATGAAGCTGCGCGATGCGGCGGTGCTCATCCCCGTCGTCGACGATGGGGACGAGGCGCGCGTCATCTTCACCCAGCGCACCGCGACGATGCGCAAGCATTCCGGCCAGGTCGCCTTTCCCGGCGGGGCCGTCGATGACGACGACGAGGATGTCGAGGCGGCGGCGATGCGCGAGGCAGAGGAGGAGATCAGCCTTGATCGGCGCTTCGTCGAGCCCGTCGGCCGCCTGCCGCACTACAAGGCGCTTTCCGGCTTTTCCATCACGCCGGTGCTGGCGGTGGTGCAGCCGGGTTTCGAGCTGGTCCCCAACCCAACGGAGGTGGAGCGGGTCTTCGACGTGCCGCTCTCCTTCCTGATGGATCCGCGCAACCACGAGCAGGGCAGCGGCGTCTGGCTCGGCAGCGAGCGGCATTATTATCGCATGCCCTATGAGGGGCATAACATCTGGGGCATCACCGCCGGCATCGTGCGGGTGATCTATGAAAGGCTTTATGCATGA